The window CCCACGGCCCTACGACTGTACACTCCCTAATTTCTCATCTTCCTCCAACCAAGCACCTACTTATTTCATAATAAAAGATATTTGGTGCAATGAGCATGAAGAAATACTTAGCAGATAAAAAACTgcttttgtggagtttttttatcTTCGGAAAAATAATTCAGGGAAAATTTCTTACAGCTCTGAactttaaaaatttgcttttatttgcagtATGACCAAGGTCACAAGTACTTCAAACAAGAAGTTACCTGAAAACAATCATGGATAAAGCTGGTGTGATCACTTACATACAGACTGGAAAATGATGGGAGCTTTGTGCAGAAAACGGTTTCTGAATGTCCTTGTTCTTTCCTAGCACTTGCAATTCATGAGCTTAGTACTTGATTTTTCAGACTCTTCAGTCACGAAAAACTGCACCATGTAAGAGCCTCCTCACATCTAAACCCATAATTAGGCAGGGTGAAAATATTTTCGGCATCCTAGATGCCTGCAGTAGTCTGGTATGGTACAAAAGCTTTTAGGAAAAACAAGTATGCAAAGAAGAGTGTGAACTTCACCAAAGAGAACTGGCACAATCACGTTAAAAGATCCCTGAAGACAAAGAAATTACCACTGTAACTTAACAGCTAATGAAACTAGTTGAGCCGAACATTTTGACTGGGATttgggaaattaaaattttgtttgcTTCTAAGCTTAACTGTTTTCAGATTCCTATTCCCTGTCTGCTCTGCAGTTTCCTAATCTAAACTAAAATCGGGATCTTCTCCCTGCCTTAGACTTTGGCACAGCTTCAGTAAGGAGCAACGTGCAGAGATTTTCTCACCTACAGTTCTGTGAAAAGGAGAGTCTTCGGGAAACGCGAGATGAAAGGAACAGTTTGAACAAAACCCGTGCATCCAGCTCCCTAGGCATGAGCAAACCAGTTGTGCAAAGCAGGGATACCACTTTGCTCAGAACTGACAGTAAGCCCTACCTAATTATACAAAAAACACATGGGTCCCAGTCCTCAGGAGAGCTGAGATCCAGATGCCAAACAGGCAGAAGCAGTGGAGTCCACAAAAGGTGTGTGAAGTCCTACCATCCCTCTACCTGAGCACTTTTTCTGCTAAGGTTAGGTGACTTGCCATTTCGTGTGCTGCATTAGTCCAAGTTCCCTTGTGAAACACATAACACCCACCAACACCATTCTCAATTTCACTCTGGGTGGCCAGATGTCTTTAAACAAGGCGTACCTGAAGCGCCTGCATGTAGTAACTTCTGCTGAGTTACAGAGGCTCCAGAACTGCCCTCAACAAATCTCTCACACAGTACAGCATAtgctttaaaggaagaaaaaaccccaaacctcaatTTAGAAATGACCACTGACAAAGAATCTGGCACACCACTGGTTAAATATTCCAGTGTCTAATTATCTTCTATTAAAATTGTTTGCTTAAAGCCAAAATTTATCTGGCTTCAATTTCAAGACACTTCATCCTATTATAGCTTTCTTAGATCAAAGAATTCTCTATTATCAAACTACATTTCTCCATGGAGGTAATTATAGGTAGATACTAATTTCGTAACCATGTCTGCCTTTAAACTGAGTAAGTTACGCTCTCTGAGTATTATAAGGCATGTGCTTGATTTTTGGCACGAGAACTGGATACTGCATTTGGCACTAGTGTAAGCACTACTGGAACAAAAGTAGTATTACCTCCCCCATACCATTTGATATTCCCTTTTTAATGCATCCAAGAATTGCATTTGGCCAAGTGGGAGCTTATGTTCAGCTCAGCTGACCATCCATCACGTCTCCTAACTTTCTCTCAAAACACTGACTCTTGGGATAGGCTCCCATTCCCTTTCCAGATGTATGACTTTACACTTGGTGACAGTGAAACAGGCTGTATGAGCAAAAAAACGGAATACCAATTAACTGTAAAGCCTATAAACCTTAGCATGCCTGAAAACTTGTTAGCGTTTCAAAGCATCTCCTGTTGCTTCTCCAATAGCTATTAGGTAAAGCTTCTGGCTGCagttctgaggaaaaaaaggaagatgttggTCATTCTGAAAGAGGATAAGAGTTCATAGAAATTTTGTTCCAGCATGTGTCAGCAGCTGGCAGTTATGGACAGTAAGAAAATAACAGCATGTTTGCAAAAACCTGAACTTTATCATAGAATGTTGACAAAGGATCTGCATTATTTATTGTTTAGAGACCAACTGATTGTCTTCATCAGTACATTTTTAACTCAAATTACCTCATAAATGCTCCAGAATGTACTATTCATTTATTGAATAAATGGATCGTGCCTCTTTTCCAGTGCAAATTTTGACCCTAACTATCAGATCATGAGCTGTTTCTGTAATTGCCTACTATGGGACACGCCTGAAGAGCGTGTGTGACTGTGAAGAGCGTGTGCGAGAGTGAAGAGCAAATCCTGAAAGCTATGTTTAGTATAGAAGGTGACCAACTACGCAGAATTACCAGCTTAAACACAGCTACACTTCAATATTAGTTGGCACACTATGTATTAACATCTTGCAGCTGTTATCTGAAAGTATTTCAGAGGCAGGTAAGACAAGTACCATGAAAACCAAATTAACTAAATTCTCCTCACTAACACTTTAGTGCATGTATTCCTTTAAACAGAATCTGTGACTTTTGGGGCATCCTTATCAGATAAAAAAGGTCCTAAGCACTAATTACCTTCATGAGTTAATCTTTTATTCTCTATACCTACCATAGAAAGTTTGCTATCCATTTGCACGGCTTCATTATACACAACATGCTTTTCTGTTAAGAATATACTAGAACATGCGTATGAACCAATAACCGAAAACCTTGTAGCAAAGTAATGGAAGAACTctaccaatggaaaaaaaaaaacaaaccaggataCTTAAGTCAACAAAACTCTCCTCACGTACGTCCCCCTGATATCTGAATTTCATTGCCCACtggtggttttaaactgaaaagagtcAGATTGTACTCTTACAAGATCAGGAACTGAGGTTTCCCATTAATAGTGCAAAGTGATTATTATAATTTTCAccataggatttttttcctttccatccaGCAACTTTatgaaaaattctttttccttgaaaatcatACTGCTTATCACTTTACAAAGATGCCTAACAAATGAAGTACGTTTATGGTTTTCACCTCATTCACTCATTAAACCCTTTTCAAGCATGTATCAGTAGTCTAATTACTTGCACTGAACAGCTGTAAAGAACTGCTAAGCTCTTCTGATTTAGTGCAGTTATTAGCTTAAATGGACAAAGGTGTTGGTACTTTCATATTTACACATAAGAAGCTGTGTTACTAGGTTTTGGAGCTCAATGTACAATAGGGGAATTGCCACTTTAGGTTTCAGAACTCTGGAAACATGGACCAATCTGACACTCGGCTCTTTTGCCAATGTCCTAACCCATGAACAAACAAAAGCACACAACAATTTTCCATTAAGCCATTATCATAATTTCctgagttatttaaaaacaaaactagttTTTGATAAACTAGCATCGCTgttaaaaagttgttttaaactAAAGTCCAGAAATAAGCTTTTgtacaaattggaaaaaaaataatcaatgccAGTGATTTTTAAATGGTGAAGTTGGTGACGTATGTAAACACAGCTTGCCTGTTACAGAGAAAGGCATTTCAGTCAGAGCAGATGTGACTTGATCTATTGTGCCAAATGTCTCAGCAGGCTAAGGCTCCTTCAGTGAAGTGCTCGCAAGACAAGTCGACAATCTGAAGGTAAGCTGAGTTACGCATTTTACCAGTCCCTGGGCTTCTAATCTGTGCTCTGCTAGACCTACACATTATCAACAATTGTTCACATCCTCATGAATCCTGTGGTCTCCACTTCTATAAGTATCTGAAATAGAACACTGCAAACAAATTACACAGAGCTGAGTAGTTATCTAGAATGTGGAAAACAATTTGCTATTTTGTGAAGTATTTCATGTTTCCTTTGGTAAAAAGTACCTGAAGGTGTTCAGAGCTGGAAGTAATTATTATGATTTTCAAACGAGGATCTTAAAATGTTAAGAACCAATTTACCCTTATCTCTTCTTTACACAGAAAAATCTCCTCACACAGCTTTCTGGTGCGCTACAACTGAGTTGGAATCCTGTCATTCAACAGCATACAGCTCAGTTTGTCATTTACTGTCCCTTTAAtcacaacaaaaacaaataattattGCCACTCAAAAACTAATCTGCTACCTGCACGAATCCTTCCAAACGTTCTTCCTCCAACTGAAGGTGAAACAGTGTTATATATATGCTGCTATTTCAAACTATACATGGGTCTTTCAAACAGGTTACTCCAAAGTTAACTTGACAACCACCACCACTAGAGAAGAGGACCCCAAAGAGACCAATTGAGATGACACACTGTTTTGTGCAAGACGGCTTTATTACCAGACCAGAGTTTGAAAGATTGCAGCTGAGCATCTgaatctgaaagaggaaaaaaaaaagagtatcatTAGCTAGGTGTAGATCTGAAACTTTGGCCACCCAAAGAATTAATATATTCCTACAGTTTATTATTTGGGTTGCAAATACTAATATTTTACTTCAGCAGATTTAAGACTTCAGTAGTCTTGCACACAATAATTAGCTTCTATATTAACATCTCTTTACTCAAAACACAGATTTAAAGTGCAGATTTAACTGGATAAACATTTCTACATTGAACTATTGGCACCTATTTTCCTATTTGTCTAAAAGTGTATTGGGGAAAGCTTCACGTTTAAAGACATACTGAGCCATTGTGCACATTCTAAGTTTTGCTGTAGTAACTCTATTTTCAGCACATTTCAGGGACTGTTTACAAAAATGAGAGCAAAAAGAAGACTTGAGACCAGTTTTACAGTTCCTGTAAAATTTGCTTGAGAGCTAGTGAAATTCAGTATCTTGCCAATACTGAATTGTCAAAATGCAATATTGAGTACTATGCTCTTTTCCCCCAATCTATACATGAAGGAATCGGTActggaagtcttttttttttttttttcaaaaatttatttgAGATTACCACTTAAGTAataagaaataaagacaaatggtAGGAAACCTATATATAGGGAAGAGGAATAAATATTAATCTTCAGATACACAGCCCTTCAGAATGACAGGACTTAAAGAGTACTGCCAATATCTCACCTGAACTCACTGCTCTAGTAGCCCATTACTTCAGCAGAAACTTCAACATTATTCTATTTTCTACACGTAGGTTACTTGCATTTTAAACATGCACTCTATTCAGAGCAGtaggaaagcagcagaaataaaaagtgcAGGAGATGAGAACAATCAGTTATTTTAGCTTTACACCAGAGGTTTGTTTGAAGTCCAAGCAGAATAACTAACTGCTTATAAGCATAAAATAAGAAACTAGAAGGTCAATTCCTAAACTGAAAGATGGAGTAAAGTCCTGACGTCTGCTACCTACATGGGATGCTGAGCTAGAAGTCCCATGAAAAACACGAGCAACCAGCTGAATACTCCTAGTTTCTCTGCCAATATACAACTCCTCACAGGCATTTATAGCCACTGCAACAGTGAACTGGAAGCTTCTCTTCTGTAGGATGGCTCCTGAAAACTCAAGACCACCAGTATGCTTCTAATGTTTGTCAGTGAAGATGGAGGAGAAAGGATCTCCACTGACAGCAAAGCTGCaggttttcaattaaaaacagcAGTTTCCATCTTATGCTCAGAAACCAGATTGGAGCATAAAATAAAAGTAGTTCTGTTTAATCTTGGTTATGAAGCCTTATGCACTAACTTAAGGGGAACATCTGCCAGTACTGAACCTGTAACAGTTTGTGCCATGAGCAGCAAAATTTCTACAAGAATGCTAGTATATTATAACATCACCCCAGGCACCAAACATTACCGCAATTTTGCTCCTGAAAGTTAACCACTTCTTCCCATAGCTGGGCTAAAAAGCTTTAGAACACTGTCCTCGGTATGCAATGATTTTCCTAAAGTGCATGTTTCCACATGCCAATGCTTTAAAACTCCGCTGCTTCACAGCTGAAGACAACACAGCAACATGCAAGAAGTTTGGAGGAGTGGAAACTGAGGAAGAACAGCCTACAAAAAAGcttcaagaaaataaagctgtcaGTCAAATGGAAAGATATTTCATAGGTCTCCTTTAGCTCCTTGGACAGACAGCAGAGCTCCACGAGCTCAACTTACTCTGCCTTCTTGGCTATAAAACATTTttacaaggtttaaaaaaaaaaaaaaaaaagagagacttctCTCCCTCCAGAAAGTTCATAAAGTCACATCACTACTCACTATTTTTTTTATGAACCAATCCTCTGAAAGTTAGGAATTCCTACGTAAAGCACACATAcgattacttaaaaaaaaaaacagaaaaaaataaacccaacaaaaaacccgaaacagacaaaccaaaaaaaccttcttGTCTTTGGAGGAATCAGTTTGGGGAAAACTGGGTCTTTGCCTGTTATTCTTTCCAAGCACCCTAACGCAATGAAGTTTTCTAAAATTCCGGCATATTTATCATACCAAAAAGGCATTTATCCTTGACTGAAAAGAAGATACAGGCAACACCAAAGCTAGTTTAGTGtgtaaaaaaggtgaaaaatgcaATGGGAAGTACAACTActctgaaaaaacagttttggCTTTAAATGGCAGAGACTTCTCAtcaaagcagaaacagcagagtaACTACAACAGATGATAAAACAGATTGTCTGAACTAAGATACTAACTTCAGGGCACAGCTGTCACTGACAAACTGCTTTAAGTGTTAATAAAGTTTCCCATTTCTAAAGGATGGACTATTCAAATGGGCAAAGCAGTCTTTCAGAGTTACCATCTTGGTCATGTTAATGTTAAAATGGTCTAAATTGATAATTTAGTTTCTCACAATCCTAAACAGGCTTTTATAGCAGAAATCAGACAATCTGAAAAAACACTGCACTTGCAATCACAAGACTTTGATCATACTGAGAATTCATTTATAAGGGCTGAAAATTTTAACCAAGATCTCAGCTCTTCCCATCATAAAACCCAAATAAGGTTTTAAAACAAGTTATTGGTAAATTCAAAATAAGTTATCGATAAATGTTTATACTTCCTAAACATATTAGCTATAATTAAGATTTAATTTCTTCACAAACATTTTAGTTTTAGTaagaccttaaaaataaaatcagaacacTGTATTGTCCGAGTAGCTTAATACTGTAGGCATCACCCGAGCATGAGTGAATATATATTAAACATGAAAGTTCAACCAATAATGGCAGCGGCCTACATAGCAGAGAGAGAACAGCGCACAGTATTAACTGATGGTAATATCTCACCATTAGTTCATTCTCCTTATGAGCCTGTTGATCTGATCTTCCCTGTTACCAGCATCCCCACCTTCCACAAAGTggattgttttcttcttcattccaCCTCGAGGAGAGGATAACTTGAAAGGCCAGAGGAAGTTGTTCACAACTTTGAAGTTCTTGCCAACAGTGTAAATTTCATGGATCACATCTTCCATGCAGATGATGCCAaactttcctaaaattcagaaatgttttcagaaggGCTACAGAGCCACTGGTCAATGAGAAGCTAAAAATTATCAAGTTATTATTGTCATACCTACTAATTTTGATAAACTGAGGGAAGTCAGAAAGCACCCACTCTGTCACGACAGCCAATGACtgtctttttcaattaaaatggaTTAGCTGCAGATAACTCAACATTATTTAGGTGTTACATCTGACAACAGGAATCAGTTTCGGATGTTGAATATTTGTAGCCAGTAATGacgaacaataaaaaaaacccaaatcccactTAGTGAATCTTAGGAAATAGACAGTGTTCTCTGAAGAAAAGCTAGGCTAAATAAACTTAAAACCTAGTTATGTGTAGCTCAGGGAAATTCACTGTATTTATGCTGCTATGACTGGAAAAGGAGGAGCCTCCTAGAACAGTGTATTTCCTCCCAGCTGACCACCACGCTTTGTTTTCACTAAACACACTAACAGCTTTTAATAGCTAGTTCTTCTGACAGGAAGTTTAAAACTATGTACAATAAGCTTCTTTCCTGATGCAGCACCTTTTCATTACGGAAAAAATCTACTGACACATTAAAGATCAAGgagtttacatttaaaattacaaatttaaaatgcTCAAATTTTACTCTTTACACTGGTGTTCAATACTTTATAACGGAAGTTACTTCCACCTTGCTTTGTATTAAGCTATTAAAACAGAAGTAGAGATTATTAACCAATCACTACTATTCTCCAGACACAAATAAGGATAGCTGTCCAGCTTAGCATTAACCATCCAAATGCAACAAgttggtttcttgttttgttacGCAGAGCAGTATTTACCAAGGCGTTTCTCAATCAGGGAATTATCAGTAAGAGCAATGCGCTGCTTGTTGATCTTGCCATAACCACGCTTGTAGATCAACTCATGCACAGACTTCAGATTGGGATAACTGAAAtagtcaagtaaaaaaaaaaataaaaataaatgagtctTTGCACGCCACATTCCAAGTTAACATCACGAAATGAAACTTCCATAACAAACAATTTCAGGTCATTTCAGCACATCCCAACTGTAAATACAAAAGCAACCGAGAAGCAAATCATACCGAGTTCCCAGCAACACTAATATGAGAATGCCATCATATCTAGCAAGTATCGCCTTTTAAAGCGCTGCCTTAATCATGTTTTCAGTTCAAAGTAGGGAAAGCACACAGAagatagaaaaacatttttaacacaAAGGAAACCTCTAAGTCTAGTGTAGCAAAACACACTCAATGTTTTCAACTGGATTTGCTAAAACTGGCCATTTCACTCACCCCCATGCAATATAGGGTTCAACAATCCGCAACATGTTGATAGAAGCTTTGTTGAGTTTTACAAACGTGCCATTAAAAATCTGACGCAGGCGAAGAAGCTGCAACACCTTGCGGACCTTAGGGCTGACACCATTGGTActagaaaacacaggaaaaaagcctCAATTATCTACATCCCAGAAAACACTGAGTatcaactaaaaaaaccccacatagtATTATTCCCATATGAAATGCATCATTATTTTACCAATTACACAATGCAAgcttaataaattatttactaTATATTTTAGTATTAAGTTAAAACAGATCTATTTCcatgaaaataactgaaataagtATTATACTGAGACAATGCTTCCAATCACACCTTTCATTAGTTTTCTATAGCACTTTACAAAAGGAGTGTTAaacaaacatttcaaataaaGCTTAGTCAAATGTCAGGGAATACTGGCACATAATTTTATCGAGATTAAGGTGAAACAGAACAACTGTCTACACGTATTTGTAGCCTTGCCACCTTCTTCacaggagagggctggagcacctctcctacgaagacaggcagagagggttggggttgttcagcctggagaagagaaggctccagggagaccttatagcagcttttcagtacctaaagaggacctacaggaaagacggtGACTCTATGAGGCAGTATAGTGACgggatgaggagtaatggttttaaactgaaagaggggaaatttagattagatatgaggaagaaattatgtcctctgagggtggtgagacactggagcaggttgctcaggcaagctgtggatgccccatccctcgaagtgttcaagaccaggctggatggggctttggtcTAGTGGGAACTTTCCCTACCCatggcacgggggttggaactagacgatctttaaagtgccttccaacccaaaccattctatgattgttaGAAAACAGGGATTCCTAAAGACAGCAGACACAGCCAGCAAAATGATTTTGCGCTACATTAAATAAGCCTCTGGTGGATGTACAACATTACTATCAACAACTTTGCAAGACAACAGCGGAaggcttaattttatttatatacttaaGCTTTAAACAAGTAACAGGAAAGCcaatttcagtgcttttgaaCATAGAATTGTTTACATCTGTATTCAATCTTACCCTCTTATCCTGATCACAAATGCCAGTTTCGGTTCCGCTGGAACGTAGTAATTGCCAGCTTTTCGGGCCATCCTGGCCATACGGATCTCCTGCCTATACATGTGCCTGTACTCCTTGTGGTACGCTTGGGCTCTTGCATAGATGAGCTTTCTTTGTGTCTTACGGTACTGAAATCAATTTAACATCATATAACGTCTTTTAAAACATGAAGATCACCTTCAAATAACAAAGCATATTCTAGAGCTTCCCACAAACAACACAGATGGTAGGAACATCTGCCCACATTGTGGAGTTTATACTCTCAGTGATGTTCTAGAGAATCTGGAAGATGTTATGCAGCAGTGCTGCTTTACCCTGAACAACGTTACCACGCATCAAGCTTATAACTTCTCGCTTTGTAGAAGACTAACTTTAATCTTATAGACAACTGTATACTCTGCCCAGAACTGGTTTGTTATTGCCcccacccaccaaaaaaaaatctatttcagtccaaagcattaaaaaaataccaacgTGCCAGACCCAAATATTGTAAACTTCCGTATTGTGTTACATAAGCATATAGCCCATATTGCAACAGACAAGCAATTCAACTTAAGGAATCATAAAGTATTCACCTTTTTTATAGCCAATATCTTCTTCTGACGTTTGGCTTTCATAGCCGCATAAGCCTGCCGCTTTTTCAGCAGGCTTTCTGGTACAGATGGCACCTTCTTTGCTctaaattaaaagaggaaaaaactctTTTAGCTAATAGGAAAAAACTGGGGTTTAAAGTTACACATCACAAACATCAATGCAAACTCCTAACACAACGTGTATGCAGGTCTCACTGCCTCGGGACAGTCCACTGAGGCATCTTCCTTGTTCCTACTGTCACTAGGCCTGGATGTGGCCTGACCATATCACTTTTTATGCTAGAAAAAGCAACTTGACAGactggctgcagagctgcaaacAACCTATGTACACAACCTTAAAGACTGAGACCACCCGAACGTTTTTACCCTACTTTACCATGGTCCTATTTGTAATAAATTAAAGTCTGTTTCCAGCACAccactttcaaattaaaaaacatttcaagGCGTGCTTTAAGAGAAAAACTAGTTTAGCAGTATTCTTAAGTTTATTTCACAGGACTTTAAGCTTACTCAGACTTTAAGCTCTTAAACGTGACAAAACTTGCAAGAATAGTGTTTATAGAGCCGTAATTACCCGGGCGAGCTCCTACCCTAACCGTACCCGGCCACAACTCCCTACTCCAGCCGCACACCGCCCGCCCAGCCGGGACACACTCTACCGCCCCAGGTCCCTCACGCACAGAGACGGCGCTCAGTGGCCTGCTCTCCCTCCCTACCTCACCCAGGCCCGGCGGGGCACCAGCCGCCGCCCGCGGAAGGGACGGGACCGGCGGCGGCTGCGCCCCCACCGCGCTAGGCCCTATCCATCCTcccgcccctcccggccccaGGACACTCATGCCCCCTCCACGCGTCGCCGACGGTCGGAGGTGCGGCGGGCAGCGCCCCGGCcctgggggcaggcagcaggcaccaCCGCAGCTGCCGATGGCGGCGGATTGTGCCGGGGAGGGTCGGCCACTTACTCCTTCTCCGCCATGGTCAGCGCCGGAAGAGAGAGGGCGCGCGCCTGCGCAGGTCCGACGTAACCCCTCTGCCGGCGCAAGCAGGCCCTCCGCGCCGGCAGGACCCGGGGGTGTGGCGTCCGCGGCGGTGCCTGACCACGGTGAGGGCGAGAGGGTGGCTTGGGAGCGCCTGAGGTGAGAGTGGCGGGAGCCGCCCTCCGCCCGGCGGCACCGCGACCGGGTGCGGCTATATCCCGAGCAGGGAGCGGGAGCGAGATTGGGGCTGGGGCCGGCTGTATCCCGGGCCTGGCGGGAGCCGCTCCGCCGTCAGACCCGCCCCGCCCCGTGCTGTGTGGTGAACGCTATGGGTTCGAGTCACGGCTGTATCGACGTTGATTTTTGTAAAATAGTGCCACTTGACGCTAACACGGAAGCTTGCGCTACTCGATCTCATTAAAACCCACTTATTATAAAAGGGGGTAATTAAGACGAGCACGCAAACGTGCAATGAAACGCCTGCCTCAAGATGGCGCCCCGGCGGGCGGGCCGCAGCGCACCCTGGGACATGTAGTCCCCCACCGCCGGGGAGGCGGGGTCCGCAGGGAGCCGCCCGCCCCTCAGCGCCGCGCAGCaccggccgggcccgccgccgccgccgccgccgccggagagGGGCCCCTCCCCCGGTGGGGCGGGGCTAggaggggccgcggcgggggcggggggtcccgggaatgcggggcgggccgggccggcccgggggagggctggggagcccGGGGGAGGGGCCCGGCCCGCCGTATATAGGGGGGCCGAGCGAGCAAGATGCTTACTGCCAGTAGTGGGGCCGCGGGCGTGAGGGAACGGGGAGGTGGTGGCGGGTAGGTAGCGCCGTGTCCGGGCTCCGTCCTTAGAGTGTGTGACTGAggcggggcgcggagcccggGTGCGAGCGGCGCGGAGAGGGGGAGCCGGGATCCCCGGGAGCGGGACTCCTTCCCTGCCCGCCCGCAGCGGGAGGTCCCGGGCAGGGGCGGCCCCAGGTGTGGGAGCCGGGCGGCCTCCGCCGCCGGGGAGGCTCTGCGCCGCGCCGGTGTCCGTCCCCTCCGGCTCCGTGGGCGGCCGTGCCGGGTCCGGTGCCGTCCCCCTCAGCGCCGTCGGGGTCCGGCAGCATGAACATCCTGCTGGAGCTCTTCGTGGTGACTTTCCGAGTGCTGTGGGCGTTCGTGCTGGCCGCCGCCAAGTGGCTGGTGCGGCCCAAGGAGAAGAGCGTGGCCGGGCAGGTGTGCCTGATcaccggggcgggcagcggcctGGGCCGCCTCTTCGCCCTGGAGTTTGCCCGGCGCCGggctctgctggtgctgtgggACATCAACACCCAGAGCAACGAGGAGACGGCGGGCATGGTGCGACACATCTACCGGGAAATGGCTGAGGCCGCCGCCACCTCCAGAGGTAAGCGGTAGCCTGCCGGGGCCGGCTACCCGGGCTGCAACTCGCCACTCACTTGCCCGGCCCCGGGACTAAGTTATTCGAGGCTGCTTGCCTGGGGGTCTCCAGCCCGGAGCCGCTCTCGCCTGCCGCAGGTGAGACAGCTCCGAGCTGGAGACCCCGGGCACAGGGGCATCAAATGCCCCGTAACTTGActatttaa of the Larus michahellis chromosome 2, bLarMic1.1, whole genome shotgun sequence genome contains:
- the RPL7 gene encoding large ribosomal subunit protein uL30, producing MAEKEAKKVPSVPESLLKKRQAYAAMKAKRQKKILAIKKYRKTQRKLIYARAQAYHKEYRHMYRQEIRMARMARKAGNYYVPAEPKLAFVIRIRGTNGVSPKVRKVLQLLRLRQIFNGTFVKLNKASINMLRIVEPYIAWGYPNLKSVHELIYKRGYGKINKQRIALTDNSLIEKRLGKFGIICMEDVIHEIYTVGKNFKVVNNFLWPFKLSSPRGGMKKKTIHFVEGGDAGNREDQINRLIRRMN